Below is a window of Chiloscyllium punctatum isolate Juve2018m chromosome 52, sChiPun1.3, whole genome shotgun sequence DNA.
tccagctgaaggagttgaccccgactgagtgttgcagactggcacattccaaggtccaagactacgtgttgagggatgcgctgaagcttggggcagctgccgccaaggcgcggtggggaaagaccaccgtgtaagatcggcctgcctaaagaagaacagggggcccatgcggacgttgtTTGggatctgctgatgcctcagccaaatatatgcataagattgagaaatgcacagacctgtatatgacaatgataaattctgagctgtgtttgtaaatgtggacatatgtatggcatgaccaaatgtacagaccatcaaatcattttatgaataaagtatatttttgaaataaaaaaaagaaagaggAAAGGGCGGTGGGAAAGCCCGCGCCGGGCTGGCCTGCAGTTCCCGGTGGGCCATGTTCACAGGCTCCTGAGAAAGGGTAACTATGCTGAGCGTGTGGGTGCCGGAGCGCTGGTCTATCTGGCTGCGGTGCTGGAGTATCTGACGGCTGAAATCCTGGAGCTGGCCGGCAACGCGGCCCGGGACAACAAGAAGACCCGCATCATCCCCAGGCACCTACAGCTGGCCGTGCGCAACGACGAGGAGCTCAACAAGCTGCTGGGAGGGGTGACCATCGCTCAGGGTGGGGTGCTGCCTAATATCCAGGCCGTGCTGCTGCCCAAGAAAACCGCCGCTGGGGGCGCCACTAAAAAGTGAACAGGCCATTCTTGAATCTGACAACCCAAGTTCATTTTTAAGCGCCACTCACAGCATTTGTGAAAGGAGCTACACCTTCATCTGTGTCGGATTTTTTTTACTTTTAATGTGGAGAAGCCTGAACTTTGAACCTGACATCAGTCAATTACTACCACCTTGTTATGGAATACTTTGAatatcctggcaacatccttgtacatcttttctgaaccctttcaagtttcacaagatctctccgataggaagaagaccagaattgcacacaatattccaacagtggcctaaccaatgtcctgtacagccgcaacaaagtctcccaacacctgtacataactccgaccaataaacgaaag
It encodes the following:
- the LOC140470605 gene encoding histone H2A-like; the encoded protein is MWAECGILSESTWNIVTTTGPGHPLSRKRKGRWESPRRAGLQFPVGHVHRLLRKGNYAERVGAGALVYLAAVLEYLTAEILELAGNAARDNKKTRIIPRHLQLAVRNDEELNKLLGGVTIAQGGVLPNIQAVLLPKKTAAGGATKK